The Archangium primigenium genomic interval GAAGCCCGGCGAGTGGCAGCCCGCGCAGTCGAAGACGTCGTGGGCCAGGTAGCGGCCATAGGCCAGCTTGTCCGTGCGCGGCGGCGTGAGGATGCCCGAGGCGGGCCGATCCGGCACCTTGGTGCCCCCCGCCAGATAGACGATGAGCTTGCCCGCCGTGGACAGCTGCGTGGGCGGCTGGGTCGCGGGGTCCGGCTGGAAGACGGGATCGCCCGAGCGCATGAAGCCGAGCACCGCGGCGATGTCGTCATCGGACATGGCCGACTGCGCCATCATCGTCATGCGATCCTTGCGGTTGACGCCGTAGCGGATGATGCGCGCGATCTGCTCGTCCGTGAGCGTGCCGATCCCCACGTTGGGATCCAGGGTGATGTTGGCCGAGTAGAACGTCCCCAGGAAGGCGGGGACCTCGAACATGCGCGCCCCCGTCACCCGCTCGGACCCGGGCGAGCGGTGACAGCCCTCGCACATCGAGTGGAAGATGACGGCCCCGCGCGCCACCGCCTCGGGCGAGGTGTTCGCCTTGATGGGGGGCAGCGGCGCCGTCACCGGCTGCTCCAGTTGGTACGACACGAAGCCAATGCCGCCGCCCACCAACAGGACCAGCACCAGGGCCGCGTACAACAGTTTCTTCTTCACTCGATGCCTCCGTACTCCCGGGCCGCCCTCACGAGCGACCTTCCCAGTGAACCCAGGGAGTCGTCCCACACGACTCCGGGTCCGATGCGATCAGGTATAGCCAAAGTAGCAAATTTTCTTAATAATGAAGAAGATCCCGTTTGAGGGGTCTGTCCCGAGAACCCATGTTTTCTCGCGATTTGAGTGGGGAAGCGCCCCACTGGAATCCCGAGGAAGCCTACCTCAGGGGAGGCGCGCCATGAATTCCCTTCCGCTCAGCAGTCCCAGCTCCCTGCAAATCTGGCTGATGGCCATCCGCCCGAAGACCCTGGTGGCGGGATTCGTCCCAGTGCTGCTGGGGCATGCCCTGGCCGCACGGGACGGCTACCACGCGCCCGGGGCGTTCCTGGTGGCGCTGGGCTGGACGCTGCTCATCCAGATCGCGTGCAACCTCAACAACGACTACTGCGACTTCAAGCGGGGCGCGGACACGGCCGAGCGGCTCGGGCCCGTTCGGGTGACGCAGAGCGGGCTGATGTCCCCGGAGATGGTGCTCGGCGCGACGCTGCTGTTCTTCACCCTGGCGGTCATCATGGGCCTGCAGCTGGTGAACATGCTGGGGCCGCCGGCGCTGGTGCTGGTGCTGGTCTCCGTGCTGGCCGCCTACGCGTACACCGGGGGCCCCTACCCGCTGGGCTACAACGGCCTGGGCGACGTGGCCGTCTTCATCTTCTTCGGGCTGGTGCCCGTGGCGCTCACCTACTACGTGGAGGCGGGACACTTCAGCCCGCTCGTGTGGCTGAGCGCCCTGGTCCCCGGCACGCTGGGCATCGCGATCCTCACGGTCAACAACCTGCGCGACGTGAAGACGGACCGGCTGGTGGGCAAGCGCACCCTGGTGGTGCTGCTGGGCGCGGGCTTCGGGCGCTTCCAGTACGCGGCCGTGCTGGGCATCACCGCGCTCACCCCCGTGCTCATGTGGGGCCTGGAGCTCACCGGCCCCACGGTGCTCCTGCCCCTGCTGTCGCTGCCGCTGGCCCTGCCCCCGCTGCGGCGGGTGTTCCGGGAGTCCGGCGCGGCCCTCAACCAGGCCCTCGGCGAGACGGCGCGCTTCGAGCTCGTCTTCGGGGTGATGCTCGGCGCGGGCCTGTGGATGAGCACCCAGGGGTGAGGCGGTCAAGGGGGGGAAATCTTTTCTGGAGTAAATATTTCGTCACAAACGTGTAAACAAAGGGTCACTGGCTTGTTTCAATGTGCCTGCTCGAAACCCTGCGCGAGTGCCCTCACCGCGCGCGCGGGGTCCCCTTTTCGAGAGGACACGCCATGTCACGACGCCCGCGCCTTGGAGCACTCGCCTCGATCGCCTTCGCCCTGAGCGCGGCGTGCGGGGTCGGCGTCGAGCGGCCCGAGGGTTGGTCCGAGGAGTCCCACGGCAAGAAGGCCGCTCCGGCCTATGACGTCGTGTTCCCCGCGAGCCGGGTGAACCGCTTCGACCTCGTCCTCACGCCGGAGGACTGGCGGGTGATGCAGGACGACATGACGGGCATGCTCGGCGCTTTCGGCGCGGGCGGCGGCGGCGCGCCAGGCGGTGGCGCGCCCGGGGGCGGCGGTGGCGCGCCCGCGGAGCTCACCCAGGCCTGCGAGGGCAAGGCCGCGGGCGACGCGTGCACCGCGACGTTCATGGGCAATACCTTCACCAGCACCTGTGCCCCGGGCCGCAATGGCGCTCCCCTGCTCTGCCAGCCGGCGCGCGGCGGCGGCGGCGGCCCCGGTGGACCCGGCGGCGGGGGTCCGGGCGGAGGCGGCGGAGGCGGCGGGGACATCGTGCCCAACACGCCCGTCTACGTCCCCGCGACGTTCAAGTTCGAAGGGAAGACCTGGCCCCAGGTCGGCGTGCGCATGAAGGGCAACTCGTCGCTCGGCGAGACCTGGCGCCGGGGCGTGGGCAAGCTGCCCCTGCGCCTGCACTTCGAGAAGTACAAGGAGGCGCACCCGGAGACGGACGGCCAGCGCTTCTACGGCTTCAAGAAGCTGTCGCTCGGCAACGGCGCGGCCGACACGTCGCTCATGCGCGACAAGGTCACCGCGGACGTGTACCGCGCGTTCGGCGTGCCCGCGCCGACCACCGGCTTCGTGGCCCTGTACGTGGACCATGGCGGGGGCCCCGAGTACTGGGGCCTGTACACACTGGACGAGGACGCGGACAACAACTCGCTGCTCGACCGGCACTTCGGCGACCATGACGGCCCGCTCTACGAGGCGGATGGCGTGGGCGCGCGCTGGCAGGCCTTCGACGAGGCCTCCTTCGCGCTCCAGAAGAACGAGGAGCAGGGCTGGGGCCCCGTGCAGGAGGCCATCGCCGCGCTCAACGCGGACCGCACCGATGCCGCCGCCTGGCGCGCGGGCCTCGAGGCCCGGCTGGACGTGCCGGGATTCCTGCGCTGGCTCGCCATCAACACCGTGATGCAGAACTGGGACGCGTACGGCGGCATGGCGCACAACTATTACCTCTACGCCCACCCCCAGGAGGGCCACCGCCTGCACTGGATCTCCTGGGACCATGACCGCTCCATGGGCGAGGGCATGGGCCGCTCGACGTCCATCACCCAGGAGACCACGGATGCCAGCTGGCCCCTCATCCGCTTGCTGATGGATGATCCCACCTACGCCGCGCTCTACCGGCAGTACCTGCTGGAGGCCGTGGACGGGCCGGCGAGCCCGGACGCGCTGCGCGCCCGCATCACCTCGGCGCGCGACACCATCGCCCCCTGGGCCGTGGGCGAGAACGCCGAGCGCACGGGCTTCACCTTCCTGAGCACGCCGGAGTCCTTCGAGACGGCGATCAGTGGAACCACTGGACTGTTGAACTTCGCGGCGAAGCGTCAGGCAGACGTCAAGACCGCGTTGGGAGTCACCCCATGAGTGCCGCGGCCCGCATGAATCCCCCCTCTCCCGCCCCCGTGTCGCAAGACCGCGAGCGGCGCTTCCTGCCCTCGCGCGAGGCCCTGGAGACCTTCCTGCGGGCCGCCGCCTCCTGGACCAAGCCCTGCGTGTACGACAGCGGGCTGCCCTTCGCCTTCACCCGGACGACCTACTTCGACACCGAGCGGCTCGACTTCCTCGACTCGTGCCGGCACGGACACACGCAGCGGCTGCGGCTGCGCGAGTACGCGGGCACGGCGGACCTGGCCCAGCCCGCGGTGCTCACCGGCACGCGCTACCTGGAGCTCAAGACGAACCGGGGCGAGCAGCGCACCAAGGTGCGCGTGCCCATCACCTCGGACGAGGCCTCGGCGCTGCTCGGTGGCGCGGAGCCGCCCGCGAGCGGCGCCGCGGCGCGGCTGCTGCGCGACAGTCCCCATGGCCCGGTGCGGCCGTGGGTGATGGCGTGGTACCGGCGGGGCACGCTCGCCAACGCCGACGCCAGCGTGCGCATCACCGTGGACGAGGACCTGGTCTTCGCCCTGCCCCCGCGCGACAGCCAGCTGGGCGTGCCCGCGGCGCCCACGCGGCTCATCCAGCAAGCCCCCGCCACGCTCGTGGAGGTCAAGGGGTGGGGCCCCCAGCCGTCCTGGCTGGAGGAGGCGTTGCGAACGTTGGAAGCCTTCGAGACCCATGACTCGAAGTTCGAACAAGGCATGCGCGCGCTGCTCGATGGCGTGCCCGCCGTGAAGTGAACCCCCAGGAGCCTCGCGCCGTGCATACCTCTTCCCGTTCCTCCACCCTCCGGCAGTGGGCCGCCGGAGGGATCGCCCTCGCCATGCTCTGGGTGTCGCCCGTCCGGGCGCAGGACTCCGACCAGACCCAGGGGCCCGCGGACCCCTCGCCCACGCCCAGCAGCCGGCCCGACGCGACGCTCCGCCAGGACACGCCCCTGGGCAACTGGTCCATCGGCGGCCGGGTGCGCACCCGGGAAACCATCAGCGCCAAGGAGGACAAGACGTTCAAGGGCAGCCTCACCGTGCCCGCCGCGCGCCTGGAGTTCACCTACCAGTGGAAGAAGCGGGTGAAGGCCGTGGTGGAGTTCGACGTCACCGACGGCCTGCCCAATGGCCTCAAGGACGCCTTCGTCTCCATGAAGCTCGTGGACGGCTTCTCCGTGCGCGTGGGCCGCTTCAAGACCCCGATGTCGCTCGTGGAGCTGGAGCCCGCCGCGCGGCTGCCCGTCATCCGCCGGGGCCTGGCGCGCGAGGTGCTCAACCCCGGCGTGCTCAACCTCACCAACCGGCAGGTGGGCGCGCAGCTCGAGTGGCAGTGCCTGACGTGCACCCGCGTGGTGCGCGTGCGCGCGGGGGTGTGGCAGCCCGAGGCGGGACGCTCGAGCCTGGAGGAAGGACTGGGGCTCGTGCCCATGGCGCGCGGCACCGTGCAGCTGCTCGACACCCTGGAGGTGGGCGCCTCGGCGCGGGGCGATGCGTTCTCCGCGGCCAACGGCGGCGTGAACGCCAACTGGACGCTGGGGGTGGACCTCAAGCACGCCCTGCCCCTGGGCTGGGGCGAGTGGCGCTCCTGGGTGGAGGCCCTGGTGGGCCGCTCGCCCGTGCTCACCAGCGTCCCGGGCCAGCACTTCACCGCGCGCGCCATCACCGCCCTGCGCGTGGGCGGCGTGAAGAAGAACCAATTCTACCTGGAGCCATTCGTCATGGCCTCGGCGTTCGATCCCGCCCTGGAGACGGTGAACGATATGCTCTGGGAAGGGGTGGGCGGACTGAACTTCGGCCAGTGGAAGCGCTGGCGGATCCAGGCGCAGTACGAGCACCGCGAGGCCGAGGCCCGGGTGCCCGCGATCCTCGCCTCCCTGGATGATGACCTGGTCAAGAGAAGGGCCCTGCTGGTGCAGCTCGAGGTGATTTTCTGATGCTGATCGTATTCGAGGGGATTGATGGTTCCGGCAAGACGACGCTGTCCAACCGCGTGGCGCGCGAGCTGCGCCAGGCGGGGCTGCGCGTGCGGCATGTCCGGGAGGACGGCAAGCTCGCCTCGCCGGTGTCCGAGGGGCTGAGGCTCTTCACCAAGAACCCGCTCCACCTCGCGCTCACGCCCATGGCGGAGCTGCTGCTGTACACCGCGCGCGAGACGCAGCTGCTCGAGGAGGTGACGCGTCCGGCGCTCGCCGAGTACGAGGTCGTCATCGCCGACCGCTTCCTCTACACGGCCGAGGTGCTCGCGCGCTGGGGCCGGGGCCTGCCCGAGGACGCGGTGCGCCCCATCATGGACGCGTGCGCCCGGGGCCTGCAGCCCGAGCGCGTCTTCCTCATCGACGTGGACCCCGCCATCGCGCGCGCCCGCCGCCGCCTGTCCAAGGTGCTCGTGTCGGACACGGGCGTCTCCTCGCGCAAGGGCCTGGCCGGCGCGGGCATGCAGACGCGGCTGCGCGCGGGCTACCGGGCGCTCGCCGCCGAGAATCCCGAGCGCTGGCGCCTCGTGGAGAACGCGGACGTGACGCTCGACACGCTCGTCACCCTGCTCACCCAGGAGGTGCTGGGCCTGGTGCGGGGCAGCGGAGACCGGCGTCCCCTGCCCACGCCGGGCGAGTCCGCCGCGCCCCGCTCCCCCGAGGAGGCCCGGGCGCGCTACCTGGCGCGGGTGGATCGCTGGACGGTGGAGGAGCCCGCGCTCGCGGCCTTCTTCCTCTCGGGCCTGGAGGGACCGGACATCGAGCGGCGCCGCGAGCTGCTCGCCTCGCGCTGTCCGGAGCTCATCGCCTACGGCCTGGGCAGCGTCACCACGCCCCACGCCTGGCGCCTGCGCGCCCAGGTGGAGGAGGCCGCGCCGGTGCACGTGCTCGGCTCGCTCAAGAACCTGGCCGCGGACCACCCCGAGGCGTGGGCCCTGCGCGAGCGCTGGGAGACGCGCCAGCCCGAGGCCGTGGCCCTGTCCCTGGATGGGCTCGACTCGGAGCGGGCGTGGGCCCTGCGCGAGCGCCTGGGCGTCGCGGTGCCCGAGGCGGTGCTCACCTCGCTCGGGTGGATCGACTCGGAGCGGGCGTGGGCCCTGCGCGAGCGCTGGTTGACGGCGCGCGGCGCAGAGGCGGCGCTCACCCAGGAGAAGGTGGCGCGGCTGGCGTGCAAGAGCCTCCGGGGGCTCAATGACGAGCGGGCGTGGGCCTGGCGTCAGAAGGCCTGGGAGACGGCGCCCGATGCCGTGCTGCGCACGCTGCAGGGGCTGGACGACGAGCGGGCGTGGACCCTGCGCGAGCAGCACGCGGTGCGCGCCACCAAGCTCGTCATCGAATCCCTGGAGGGGCTGGACCACCCCCGGGCCTGGGCGCTGCGCGAGTCCTTCGGGGCGCAGTGCGAGGAGACGCTGGAGTCCTTCGAGGGCATGGACGGCGCCACGGCGTGGCGGCTGCGCCAGGCGCTGGCGGACACCTGGCCGGCCGCCTCGGTGAAGAGCCTGGGGCCGCTGGCCGAGACGACTCGGGGGCGCGAGCTCATCACGCGCCTGCTCACGGCCCATCCCCGGGACTTCGCCCTGCTGCGGCAGGCGGCCCGGACCGCGCGGATGCTGGAGCGGGAGGTGCGTGATGCCTCCGCCTGAGCTGGTGGCCCAGGCCGCCGCCACGGTGAGCCCGCAGGCCCTGGACATCCAGGCGGCGCTCCTGCGCTTCAGCCTCGCGCTGGTGCTCGGCGCGGTGCTCGCCTACCGGCCCTGGCGCCGGTTCATGCCCTCCGCGCCGGCCATGCCGCAGGAGACCGCGCACACGCAGTTGCTCATCGCCGTGGCGGGCGCGGTGATGACCACGGTCATCGGCGACAGCATGTCGCGCGCCTTCGGCCTCGTGGGGCTCGGCGGCTTCATCCGCTTCCGCTCGGGCATCAAGGACACGCGTGACGCGGCCGTCATGTTCGTGCTCATCGGCGTGGGCATGTCCTGCGGGCTCGGCGCCTTCCAGGTGGCCGCGTGCGCCACGGGCTTCCTCGGCGCGGTGCTCATCGTCCTGGACCTCACGGCACAGCCCCGGCCCAACTGGATCAAGCTGTCCCTGGACGTGGAGAACCTGCGCGAGGCCCTGCCCCCGCTCCGGGCGCTCCACCCCGAGGCGCGCATGCTCACGCTCGAGCAGGAGGCGCCGACGACGCAGGCGGGCACCGCCGTCTTCGAGCTCGCCATGCCCCCGCGCATGGATGGACTGCAACTGCTGGAGGGGCTGCGCACCGCCCTGCCCGGCGTGCGCAGCGCCTCCATCGATCCGAGCTGACGTCCACGGGCTCCGGGACGGTGCTATGTCCCGGAGCACCATGACGCGCTCCCTGACCATCGTCCCCCGCTGGGCCGGCCATGCCGACTCGGACTTCTACCCGTGGCTGCTCCAGGAGAAGCCCGCCGGCTTCGACTCCCTGCGCGCCCTGGAGATGCCCGACCCGAAACAGCCGCGGCCGGAGACCTGGGTTCCCGCGCTCGCCCAGGCCCTGGGGAGCGCGCCCGCCCCCGGCTCCGTGGTGATGGGCCACAGCGTGGGGTGCCAGACCGTGCTGCGCTACCTGGAGACGCTCCCGCCGGGCAGCCAGGTGGAGGGCGTGCTGCTGGTGGCCGCCTGGTGGAGCGTGGACAACCCCTGGGACAGCCTGCGGCCCTGGACGGACCGGATGCTGGACCTGGAGCGGATCCGCGCAGCCGCGGGCCGGGTCGTCGTGCTGCTCTCCGACAACGATCCCTTCACCTCGGACTTCCGCGAGAACGCCCGACTCTGGGAGGAACGGCTGGGCGCCCAGGTGCAGCTCGTCCCCGGGGCAAAGCATTTCAACGGCACGCACGAGCCCGCGGTCCTGGACGCCCTGCGGCGGCACTTCGGAGACGCCCGCTGAGCAGGCGGGCCAGCGAGCCCCGAGGGGTGGGGAAGGTTGACCTCCAGACCCTCGGGGCGAAGGTTTGAAGCACCATGAGCACGCCCGAGCCGAGAATCGTGGTCACGACGACGGACATGGAGCGGCTGCGCACCCTGGTCGACACCACCTCCGGGGACGTCGCCGAGGCCCTCGACGCGGAGCTGCTGCGCGCCGAGGTGGTGGAGGCCCGGGAGCTGCCCCCCGACGTCGTCACCATGAACAGCCGGGTCGTGTATCGGGACGAGGAGACGCGGGAGTCGCGTGAGGTGACGCTCTCCTACCCCCAGGATGCCTCGCTGGAGCAGGGACGCATCTCCGTCCTGGCGCCCGTGGGCGCGGCACTGCTGGGCCTGTCCGTGGGGCAGGAGATCGAGTGGCAGCAGCCTGGAGGAAAGTCCAAGCGTCTGCGCATCCTCTCGGTCACCTACCAACCCCAGGCGGCGGGCGAGACCCATTGATTGATACGGTCGCGGTGAATGGCGAGGTGCGGCGGATGCAGGAGCTGCGCCTCGGCGACTTCCTCCAGTCCTTCTTCTTCGGCGCGGGCTTCTTCGAGACCTTCCTCATCGAGGAAGGCACGCCCTGGTTCCTCGCACGGCACCTCGCCCGGCTGCGGACGAGCCTCGCCGCCTACGCGGACACCGTGCGCGCGCCCCCCGCCCCCCTGCTCGAACCCGAGGCCGTGCTCGACGCCCTGCGCCGCTGCCTCGCGGTGGAGGACATGGGCCCGCGCTTCACCGGCGTGGGCAAGCTCGTCGCCGGGGATGGCCAGCTCCTGCTGACCTTCCGGCACCGGCCCGCTCCCGTCCCGGAGGGGCTCGTCCTCGACCAGCTCGAATCGCGCGGCTACCGGCGGGGCGATCCCCTGGCGACCCATAAGAGCGTGTCGTACCTGCGCCAGTACAGCCACCTGGGCCGGGGAACGGTCTTCGCCAACGAGCACGGCGAGTGGTGCGAGGCGCCCAACGGCAACCTCTTCTTCCTCCTGGAGGACGCCGTGGTGACGCCTCCGGTGGAGGCGCCCTGTCTGCCGGGCATCATCCGCGCGGTGGTGGTGGAGGCGGGTCCCTGGGAGGGGCTTCCCCTCGAGGAGCGCGCGCTTCCCGTGGAGCAGCGGGCGCGGCTCCAGGGCTGCGTCCTCACCAACTCCGTGGGCCTCGCCCAGCCCGTGTCCCGGTTGCTCGGCCAGACCCTGCCCCACAGCACCCGACTGGCCCAGGGGCTTCGCGCCCGCGTGGAAGCCCGGGCCCGCCAGGAGACCTGAGCCCCCCTCAGCGAAAGCCGAGCCCCGTCTCCACCTCGGCGTCCGTGAGCCGCCGCCACCCGCCCTCGGGTACGTCCAGGGACACCGTGCCCACGGCCTCCCGGTGCAGCGCGAGCACGGGATGCCCCACCGCCGCCAGCATCCGCTTCACCTGGTGGTGGCGGCCCTCGGTGAGCACCAATTCCACGCGCTGGGGTCCGCGCGCGCGCGCCTCGGCGGGCCGGGTCGGTCCGTCCTCCAGCACCACGCCCTCGCGCAGTCGCTGGAGGGCCGCCTCCGTGGGCAGGCCCTCCACGTCCGCCACGTAGCGCTTGGCCAGGTGCGTGACGGGCGAGGTCGCGTGCGCCACCAGCCGCTCCTCGTTGGTGAAGAGCAGCAGGCCCGTGGTGTCGCGATCCAGGCGGCCCACGGCGTACCACTCGTAGCCGCGCAGCGCCTCGGGCAGCACGGCGCGCAGCCGCTCGAAGACGGTGCCGAGGCCCTCGGGATCGTGCCCGTGCACCACGAGGCCGGCGGGCTTGTGGAACATGACGGTCAGCACCTCGGACGTCAGCGAGAGCGGTTGCCCCTCCAGCCGCACCCCGCTCGCCGCGCGCACCGGCGCGAAGGGATCGCGCTCCACGCGCCCGTCCACCTCCACCCGCCCCTCCTGGATGGCCCGCTCGGCGTCGAGGCGCGGCAGCACCCCCGCCCGGCCCAGGGCCCGCGCCAACCACTCCGCGCGCTCGCCCTCCGGCACCGGCGCCTGACGTCGGCGCGCGGCCTCCAACCACCTCGGTGTCTTCGGCGTCCTCCCCATGCCTGGAGGCTACCCGCGCCCGCGTCCGCGCGCCCGCCACTCGTGCTCGAGCTGCGCGTAGATGTACGAGTCACACCACTCGCCCCGGATGAGCGCGTTCTCGCGGAAGTGCGCCTCGCGCCGCATGCCCAGCTTCTCCATCACCCGGTAGGAGCCCGGGTTGCGCGGGTCGCAGTCCGCGTACATGCGATGCAACCCGAGCGTGCCGAAGCTGAAGTCCATGACGGCCTGGGCCGCCTCGGAGGCGTAGCCCTGGCCCCAGGAGGGACGCTCGAGGATGTACCAGAGCGTCCCCTCGCGTGACGGCACGTCCGTGACGCGCATGCCACAGCGGCCGATGAGCCGCCCGTCCTCGCGCCGCACCATGGCCAGGTCATAGACGCGCCGAGGCAGTGGCCGCGACAGCTCCGCGACCCGGAGGATGTACTCCCGGCTCTCCTCGGGCGTGCGCACGCCGTGGCTGCCGTAGCGCACCACCTCGGGGTCCGACTCGTAGCGCGTGGTGGCGCGCCAGTCCTCCTCCACGAAGTCGCGCAGCTGCAGCCGGGGCGTGAGTAACGGCGGGGCGGATGACATCACGGACCGGACCTCCCCCCTCCCCGACGCGCGGGGACAGGCGCCCACAGGCTGACAGATGGCCCCCCGCGAGAGAAGCCGACCGCACATTCCGCGCGCCGTCCCATTGACTCACCCCGCCCGGTGGTGCATCTTGATTTTGAAATTAATAATCAAAATCACCAAGCCGTCGCGACGAGGAGAACCCCATGTCCCTGCCCACCTGCCACCGAACCATCCTGGCCCGGGGTCCCAGCGCGGAAGTGGCGCGCTGCTCGTGCGGCCACATCCACTTGAGCATGGGACCCGTGACGATCCGCCTGGACGAGGACTCGCTGCACGCGGCCTGGCACACGGTGGGCGACGCGCTGCGGGCGCTGTCCGAGGGCAGGCCCCAGCCACTCGCGCGGGAGGACCAGGGCGGGGAGTGGAAGCAATGAGCCCGCTGACGGAGCAATTGCGCCAGGCCACCACCGAGGAGGCCCGCGCCGTGAGGGGCACCGCCCTGGCGCGCCGGCTCGCGCGGGGAGCGCTGGACCGGGGCGGCTACGCGCGCCTGTTGTCGAGCCTGCAGGCGCTCTACGCCGAGCTGGAGTGGGCGCTCTTGTGGAACCGGCGGCACCCGGGGGTGGGCCCGCTGTGCCTGCCCGAGCTGTGGTGCAACGAGCTGCTCCAGGACGACCTGCGGAGCCTGCTGGGCCCCGGCTGGCACGCGAGCGCGCGGCGGCAGGACGTGGCCGCGTATGTCGAGCGGCTGGGCCTCTTGTGTGACACCACGCCCGCGCTGCTCGCCGCGCACGCGTGGGTGCTCTACGCGACGGAGCTGCCGGGCGCGGGCCAGTCGGGCGCGGGGATGAGCCGGACGCTCGGGTTGCGAGGGGCGTCGGGCACGTCGTACCTGCGCCACGCCACGCACCTGGATGGCACCGCCTACCGCGCGCACCTGCTGGACACCCTGGATCAGATGGTCCTGGGTGAGCGGGAACGGGACGCGCTGGTGCACGAGGCACGGCACGCGGTGAAGGGCCTGTTCGGCCTCTACGAGCTGCTGGGCCGGGGCCT includes:
- a CDS encoding pseudouridine synthase, whose translation is MGRTPKTPRWLEAARRRQAPVPEGERAEWLARALGRAGVLPRLDAERAIQEGRVEVDGRVERDPFAPVRAASGVRLEGQPLSLTSEVLTVMFHKPAGLVVHGHDPEGLGTVFERLRAVLPEALRGYEWYAVGRLDRDTTGLLLFTNEERLVAHATSPVTHLAKRYVADVEGLPTEAALQRLREGVVLEDGPTRPAEARARGPQRVELVLTEGRHHQVKRMLAAVGHPVLALHREAVGTVSLDVPEGGWRRLTDAEVETGLGFR
- a CDS encoding GNAT family N-acetyltransferase; this translates as MSSAPPLLTPRLQLRDFVEEDWRATTRYESDPEVVRYGSHGVRTPEESREYILRVAELSRPLPRRVYDLAMVRREDGRLIGRCGMRVTDVPSREGTLWYILERPSWGQGYASEAAQAVMDFSFGTLGLHRMYADCDPRNPGSYRVMEKLGMRREAHFRENALIRGEWCDSYIYAQLEHEWRARGRGRG
- a CDS encoding heme oxygenase (biliverdin-producing), whose amino-acid sequence is MSPLTEQLRQATTEEARAVRGTALARRLARGALDRGGYARLLSSLQALYAELEWALLWNRRHPGVGPLCLPELWCNELLQDDLRSLLGPGWHASARRQDVAAYVERLGLLCDTTPALLAAHAWVLYATELPGAGQSGAGMSRTLGLRGASGTSYLRHATHLDGTAYRAHLLDTLDQMVLGERERDALVHEARHAVKGLFGLYELLGRGLPSTREERALAASVWGRLMPLRGAFGA